DNA from Garra rufa chromosome 5, GarRuf1.0, whole genome shotgun sequence:
TTTCGGACACCACAACAAAATGTGTGAGGTCGTTGGAAGTGTCAATTTAGTTCTCTTGATGCTTTATTGCCAAATGTTTGTTCATCCAGGATGTTCCTCTCCCCTAGGCTGAGATTTAGACAAGGACTAGTAAATTACTGATTGATATTTAAATCAACCAACCACAGGTAAATATTATTTTACGAGTCATATAGGAGCAGATAAATCTGAAATTATAACTGTCGTAATGAAAATATCAGAACCACCATCAAAAAAAAGTGGCAGCGCTATTAGATATTGACACAGCAGTCTTTCCAATATGACTTAAAAGTTAAAAGATTGTTCAGACAATGACAAAGTATGTTTGAAATGTTCCACAGTTACCTCTGAGCATGTGTCCGTCTGGCCTCCAGGTTTTTGCACTGTTCCTGCAGGCTGCTCCTCTCTTGGACACCTGTGTCTGTTTGCTGCTGCAACTCAAGGCTCTTCTGTTGGAGGGAGTGTAGCTCTGCTCTCTCTTTCTCCAGCAGGTTCATCTGTCTCTCAGCCTCCTCACGCTGCTCCTGCAGCTCCTGCTGGACATGCTGCAGTTCTACACGCACCTGAGCAGTGGATCCTCAATGTTAACTTCACATCTTACTCTGGTTTCATATTAATCATCAGCACAGACAGTACAGGTACAGGTAGAAGTTAAATGTTTAGGACTGACCTGCAGTAGAGTTTCCTGACTCTCCTCTAGCTGGTCCAGTTTCTGGTTATGTTGTAGCTTCACACCCTCTAATTCCCCAGTCTCCAACTGGATCATTTCCAACACATGATTCAGCTCTAAACACAAATTCCACACATCTGCACAGTTAGGTGAACCACAATATTTCCCAAACTCATAGTATTCACTGAGTTTCCTCAGTGGAAAGCGACTGTTCTGCCAACTGGCCAGAAACCTTCTCACACATGACACTGCTGATTGTTGAGCCATGTAATGGAAGTAAAACAGTGAAAAAGAAATCCAAAACACCTCTTATCTCTTCACACCTTTTATTTACCAGATGTTGATATGTCAAACTGGCCACTCTTTCATAACAGACCTGCTTTATGTTTTTTGATAGCTGAATTGAGGTTCTGCAGAGTGTCCTCAACTTTCTGCTGCTCTTTCTTATACTGTGCCAGTCTGGTTTTCCTCTCGGACAACTGAGAGTCCAGCTCTCCCTTCTGCACGGCCAGAGACTGCACATCCACACGGAGCTCCTACACATATCCAGAACGTTCATAAATATTCATCAAAAGCACTACGTACATATTTAAACAATGCACTATTTTGTGCACATAAAAACCTGAATGCGCTGGTGTAAGAGTTGGGCATCCTCCTCTCCCTGTTTGAGCACATCCAACAGGCCCTGTCTGTGCTTCTCCACAGTGATTCTCAACACATCCTCTTCCTTTTTCCACTGCTCCAGCTTCCTGTCCAGCAAAGACAGCTTTTCCTGCTGCAACACCACCTGTACCCCACAGAAGAAACCCACAAAGTCTTTATAGCACACTGTACTGTTGTTTTCAATTTTCTATTTCagcatattttgtcatttatttatgtaaatcTGATTTCctcaagtctttagtgtcacatgatctttcataaatcattctaatatgccgatttagggctcaagaaacatttattattattatgaatgttgtaaacagttgtgctgcttaatatttttctggaaaCTGGATTTTTTTCCACTAAAGTAATTTGttgcattataaatgtatttgcaATCTATTTAATCaatcttttctaaataaaagtttCAATTTCTTGTTGTTACCTGAGTGTTGACTTTGTCCAGTTCTGTTCTTCGTTGTGTTAGACAGTCTTCTGTCTCTCTGCAGCTCTGCAAAAGTTTGACCTCCATGCTCTGGGTCTCTCTGAGCTCTTTCTCAGCAGTTTTCAGTCTATAGAATAACAGACAGTTCAGTGGAGAGAAATTTACTGCATTCAGTGATTTACGGAAATGATAGTTGTATCACACCTGTCAGTCGCTCTCTCCAGCTTTCTGTTGACTTCTTGAAACTTTGCCTCTTGACATGCGAGGACTTCTTGTAGTGTGTGTTCTTggtcctgtttttttttctgaagctcCATAACCTCCTCATGAAGATTTCTGCAGCAGCACATTTAGAAGTCTCAAGTTTTCGCTATTATCAAGTTCTCCATCTCAAACAAAACTTGATGCAGACTCACAGAACAGCCTAAAAAGCTGCTGTCATTCGTCATTTAAAAGCAGATAATTTGTAAGTTGATTTCCCCCAAAACACTCTGCTgccattatttttgcaattctgtttggTGCCAATTTTGTGTTTGAActctttacaacaatgactgtatggttttgagatccatcttttcacactgaggacaactgagggactgatatgcaactattacagaaggttcaaacactcacggATGCttcatgatgcattaagagatcATGgtgaatgtaacttattttgtcttctgggaaacatgtaaatagcatctgaagggcaatactaaattaaaaaaaacaaacattatatttaggcaaaataagaaaaaagacaTCTTcatctacacatcttcattctgttcaaatgtttacacccccggctctttatgcatcggtgagcgtttgaaccttctgtaatagttgcatgtgagtccctcagttgtccttagtgtgaaaagatgaatctgatttggtaaaataaataacattttgcagattttgcaaggtgtatgtaaacttttaactttaaCTGTAAATTACACACAGCAGCTTTAAGGATTCAGATTGATAAATGTGCATAATTGCAGTTGTGTTTACCTGAGCTGTTGTTTGGTTTGCACCAGCTGTGTGGCGCTGTCTTGAGCTCTCTGTTCCATCTCCACCAGCTCTCGTTCTGTCTCTTCCACTCGTCTCCTGGCCTCACTGTAGCGCTGCATGCTCTCTTTAGTCTGCAAACACACATGCATAAGAAGGCATCTTCTTATAGGAAGTTGATGTATATATGTAATCGTTAGGAAGACCAGTTTAGGGAAAGCTACTTTGAGATTTTTACAAATTTTGTTTAACAGTAGACAAGCTACTTGTTTAAATAAGCAGTTGTGTACACTACAATCCAGAAACAAAGAGTGGATAATTACAATAAAGCAATATATTGCAGCAATACATTTGAAAACATTTAACCCATAAAAACATGAAaacttatgttcaccaaggctgcatttatttgattaaaagtaaagtaaaaactgtaatattgtgatttCTGTCTCCGATTTGAGTCAGACCTTGGCTCGAGTGTCTTTGAGCTCTGTCTCAGCCTCCAGCAGCAGTCTGTCAGCCTCTCTGAGCTCTGCTCTGCGCTTCAGCAAGGTTTTCTCCACACACTCCACTTCTCCCAGCACGCACTGCTCCTCCTTTGCATGTGATAAAGAGGTTTCCAGTCCACTCCTGATGAACCAAAAACACAAAGGCAGATGATACGTTTATACACATGTAAAGTACATTTCAGAGGTGTAGTGCTTCATATTAAGTATATATTGAGTATACTGGTGACTGACGTGTGGCGCTGCAGTTTGTGGACAGTCCTGTGCAGACGTTTGATTTCCTGCTCTAGCTCTGCAGTTTTGTCCTGAAGTGCTTGCTGTTCTTTCTCACTGTGAGATCTATCAGCACACTCCTCTTTCAGCCTACGCTCTGCCTTCTTCAGATCTCGCTCCTAAAACACAAACCAAAACTACTTACCTTAAAAGTAATGGAAATTTACAtgcacactaccattcaaaagtttggggttggtaagatttttaaatatttctgaaAGAAGTCTGTTATGCGCACAAAGGTTGCATTAATTTAATCAAAAacgcagtaaaaacagtaatattctgaaataatattacaatttttttttttttactttttaatatattttaaaatgtaatttattcctgtaatggtaAAGTTGAATTtagagtcttcagtgtcatatgatccttcagatcattctaatatgctaatttggtgctcaaataacattttttcttattataatttctttgattctttgatgaatataagtttatttgaaattttaatattttgtaacataataatgTAACTTCTCTTCAATTTAATGCGtccatgctgaataaaagtagtaatttttacaacaacaaaaaaaactacccaaacttttgaagtaTAGCACACATAATCAGAATATGACCAAATTGTGATTAATATCAgattatcttttgtaacatttatacagCACATTCAAATTATGTAATAAAGTGTAACATTGCAGCGTAGCTCAACAGGAAATACCATACCAAGTCCTGATGTCCAGGCACATTACAGTGCAGCGTCCCATTGGGCACCAAAGGAATAGTAATATTGCTGGGAGGAGGTCCGTACACCACTCTGGGTCCATCAGGGGGCGGCCCAAAGAGGACTGTACTTGAGCCAATAGGAAGGCCAGGCACAGAATGATTGTAGATAAATGAACCAGGAGGAAAAGCAGTACCATCAGGTAGAGTAATTCCAACAGAGCCTGATGGAGGTGTGAAGCGTGTCCCAGATACCCCCTCTATATCGCTTTCTCTCCCACTGTCTCTGAACATCTGTGCATCTGAAGAGAAATGAGGACAGATATTACAGCACTGACATAATATTCAGCATTATGACGTTGGAGAGAAAGACTCTGAACTTGCCTCTTTTTCCATGAGCGTGTGGTTGGGGTGAATAGACCCAGTATCCTCCATTAACAGGAGGTCTTCTTTCCCTGTGCGCTCTGTGGCCGGACCGCCGGCCTTTCTCAGGGGACTGTGGATGCACAGAGCCCAGTCCTGAGTCTTGTGTGCCCTGAGATCCAAAACTAGGGGCCTgaggacaaataaaaaaaacttttacaaaaaaaaaaactaaaaacaggcATTTACATTTAGAAGTGAATCCTTTTTCtcatactaaaataacatgatTTCTTACATTTTGATTTGACGGTACATAGTaccaacatcctgtgtttggcAGGGGATCTGCTAAACTGGACAGGAAGTTATTCTGCTGTACAAGAGTCTCCCTCAGTGCTCCAATCTCTTCCAGCAGCTCCTCTAGATTTCCGTTGTTAGCTAAACAAACCACAATATATAACAAGTCCATTTTTGTCTTATATAGGATTGCATAGCGCTAAACAATGGTAAACAAACCTTCTTTGGCTTGCGCTAGTTGATCTCTGAGACGTTTAGTTTGGGCCTGTTGTTTTTTCAAGGTTTGGTTTAATCTGTCCAATTCTTGCTGTTGAATACTAGAGTTTGGGACACTGTGGAGTTTCCCATCCATTTCATGAACCTATAGAAACAAGAAACCATGCACCGACATATAGAGATGGGACAGTACATCAGTAAACTAAAGCTTCTATTCACTATATCCAACAATATCTCTTATCTACTTCACATCTAATCTGAAAGTTCTGAGTGACCTCCACTAGGGACAATCATACTCAGGATGAAGTAATGCAGATAAGACGGAAGATTGAAGTTTGAAGATTGTGAACAGGCACATTACCCTATCTCTCAAAAGCTTCTGGAGAATCTCGATTTCTGCTTCAGCATTAGCCAAGTCCTGAATTGCCTGGGCAGCCTGAATCTTGGTGCTTTGTAACTCCTCTGCATTCTACATACATGTAAACAGATCATCAGTGAACTTCTCTTACAATGATTTTGGTCCTGAATGCTCTCAAGCAGTCTGCCCTGTGTCTTACCGCTGTTCTCTCCTGATGTATTTTCTCTATAGTGCTATGAAGAGAGTGAAGTTTGTCCTTTGCTGCAGTCAGTTGTTGGGCAGCTATTCTGTCAGCAGAGGAAAATGACCTCTTGAGCGCCTGCAACTCCAGACTGAGAGATTCTATCTGCTCCTGAGTCTGACTCTCGTCAGCTTTCGCCTAGAAAGACAGTAAACTATTAAATACATAGACAtacatttattcttgtgatttcaaagctcaaGTTTTAGCATTGCaaattgtaaaattaaataattctaatattccgatttgctgctcaaaaactattattattattataattatgttgaaaacagctgagtagattgttttcaggtttctttgatgaatagatgataaaagttcagaagagcagcatttatctaaaatctaaatcgaaatataataaatattatctaTTGTtataatataaatgtctttattatcacttttgttcaattttaagcatccttgctaaatagaagtattaatttatgtaatttctttcacaaaaaaaaaagaaattacattttaaaatatatattaaactatttcaaatttttactgtttttgctgtactttaaattaaataaatgcaggcttgctgagcagaaaaaaattcttaaaaaaacaaacatgttaaaaatctttaataaaaaacttttgactgtgcaGTGTCTACAGGGTCCAAGGGATAATGTTTTTTTCCTTGCTAAAGTTCCCTAAACCTAACTTCAAATTTCATTTGAAGctttgaatttatatatatatatataaaaaaatgaaaactcattattaaaacattttcaacACCATTTTATTGATAAGAACAGAACATATTCTTGCTTCAAAGTAAAGCAGAGAGATTAATTGGCTGTGCTGCCAGCCTGGAAGAACAAATCAGCCACTCTGAAGGAGTTTTCAAACACTGAGTAAAATCAGAAGAAATTCAAGAAGGTagcaaaaaaaaatacaataaataataataagaagaaataactCTTATTCTTGCACCTGTTTATCTTGTTCTTCTAATTCAGCAAGAAGACGGTCCCTGTCCATTTCTGTCTCCTCTAAACGCTGCAGCATCAAGTACTGCTGCTCATGAGCATCTTCTAGGTCCTTCCTCAATCTATGGAGCTCCGCCTCCTCACCGCGTCTCTCTGCTGCCTGCTTGAATCAAACACAGGTAGATCAGCACATCTGAGCTTTAGAAATGGCAATGTCATTgaaaaatctatttcaaataatAATGTCAACATCAGCTCACCTGAGTCTGGTATCTTTCTTGGTACTTCCTGAGTCTCTCTCTGATCGAACTCATCTCTCCAGCAAATCTGTCCTGATAGCGCTGAGCCTCGTCTTTATCTCTCTGAGCGGCAGATACCACGCGATGCACCTCCTCTTGTAGCTCAATGAATTTCTTGTTTACTGGTTCCCCAAGGTCTTCAAAGCTGCAACAGgacaggataaaaaaaaaacatatcaacACATAAAGGACACATTTATAGCCAcacaatttaattattttaatgtgcTAAAATATCCAATAAGAATCTATAATACCTTAGTATCTCTTGTCCTGTAGCTATGCCTCTTCTCAGTTCCCCTAAATGTTTAGCCACACTCTCTGGGCAAAGCAGCTCCTCCCTAACCTGCTCCAAATCACTTTGAAGAGCATCCACCTTCTCCTTAAGACAATCTCTTTCCTCCTGTGAAAGACATTTTTAGCCAGGGATTCAAAGACGTGAGTCTTACTGGAGGCTGAATGATTTTCATCCATCAACAAGCAGCAGAATGTACAGCACGCTTTTGAGTCTGACTGAGCTTTATTATTCTGGTATGAAGTCTGATGTGCAGTAACACACCTGGAGAGTGTTGACCTGTTGCAGAAGCTCTGTGTTCTCAAGCTCTCTGTCGGCAGCCATCTGCATTTGTGCCAAAGCATTCTCTTTTgcctgtctttctttctgcagcTCAGCCTGCAGTGCAGAGTGCTCCATCTGTAATTGTAAAAGCCAAGAAAAAGATTGTTGAACTCTCTGAAAAccaaaatatttagcagcacaacttttcaacatttataggaataagaaatgtttctttagcaaCAACATCCtttaaataaaagctgttatttttaactttttttaagaatattaatataaatattataatacacaCGAATAGGAAAAAATCTATGAAGATATATCCTACTTGACTAAGTCGACGCAGTCTGCCCAGCTCCTCCTTCAGTTGTGTGGCCTCAGTATCTCTGTCCTTCAGCTGGTTCTCCAGCTCTGCCTCATATTCACTGACCTGCCCCTGAGCCTGCTTCAGCTCTTCATTCTCCTTCCTCAGATCCTCCAACTCCTGCTGCTGATGCTGCAGCTCCTACAGCACAACAAACAATGCTGATTTGACTTCTTACAGATTGCTGTATTAAAACCACTACACTGTAACGTCAGAAACAGAATCCAACCTCCTGTGCGCTTTCAGCACTCAGAGATTCTTTCTCCAGCTGTGTGCATTGCAGCTCCTTCTCACATAGGAGGTGTTGCAGAGCGTCCTTCTCCCTCTGCAGACGTCTGCAATCTAACTGGGCTCTTCGTGCTTGGTCTTTCACCCCCTGCAGATACTCCTGGAGACCTGATATGATGCCCTCCAGGTCACGCTTGAGGGCTTCATTAGCAGCGATCTGACCTGAAAGAGTGAAGATGGTTACTTTTAGCTTGATTtagcatttgatttttttttttaaatattgcattcATCCATAAATTTATAACAGATCAAATATTGTCTTTATCtaataaaacaacatttaaaCAATGTTCTTCACCATCAGTAAGCTGTTGCTCTAGTTCTTTGATCTCTTGTGTCTCCTTGTGGATGCGTGTGATCATGTCATCCAGCCTGCCCTCCAGTTCCTGGTGCCTTCTGCTCATGATGGCCAGCAGCTGCGACTTCTTGGACAACTGAGCCTTCACATGGGCCTGCAGGGGTGATGGCAGAAAGAGTTGGATTAGAGTGCTattacatttgaggtcaaaaggttacatacaccttgcagaatctgtaaaatgtaattattttactaaaataagagggatcatacaaaatgcatgttcttttttaattagtactgacctgaataagatattttacataaaatgtgtttacatatagtccgcaagagaaaagAATACTTTAatctataaaaatgaccccattcataagtttacatacacttgattcttaatactgtgttgttacctgaatgatttgtgtatttgaaccctttccaacaattactgtatgattttgagatccatcttttcacattgaggacaactgagggatacatatgcaactgttacagaaggttcaaatgtttttccttgattcagaaggaaaaacgatgcattaagagccaggagtgtaaacttttgaacagaatgaagatgtgtacaatttttcttattgtgtttgaaccttctgtaatagttgcatatgagtccctctgttgtcctcagtgtgaaaagatggatctcaaaatcatacagttattgttggaaagggttcaaaatacacaaaattctgaaataccAGAGAATTCGTGGGACCTTCAAAGATTCTCAAAGaagtttttttcctgtatttttaatcaaataaacatgtgttgatgagcagaaaagacttctaaaacaataaaaatcgtactgatcccaaaattttgaacggcagtgtacatttaaatagtttcaaGATTTATTGCAGCCCACCTGAAAGTTTTCTTGAGAATTTTCACtgagaaattgctagtaaatttcacatttACAAAGAAACTGCAAGTATTTTAAGTGGAAATACATTTGGATAGTACAACATTTTTCTTGTACAACAGTCTCTTTTTTGTGTAATTTAActtacaactttgaaaaatattttttcacagtGCACTATCCGCCCCAAACAGTAATCAAAACAATATGCAAACTGCATGTGAATAGGAACACAAGGACAGTCTCGGACTTCTGCATTTGTTACTTCTCAACCCATTCGCTTCCTCTTCCCTCAAAACACATATTATCTCAAAGTAAAAATGAAACACTTTCActgaacattattttaaatgatgcCTTGTTCACAGTCAAGTTTGCTTTAAAACTTGAAACcaacattatttataaataaagatTGTGAAGGTGCTTAGATGAATCTATTGGTTTACTGATTTAGTACTGTGCATTGTTTTTATCCACAGCTCTCATAAAATATGCAAGCCAGCAAACTCTGATGACATAATGTCTTTGCAATTTCCTGTTATTAACGCCGCAAATAAACAACATTCATGAAACACCATACACTGTAATGatctttaaaaatgaaataatgttCAGCGATGTTCAATATCAATAATTAAATCTACAAACAACATTACAACCTCAAATTGCAACAGTATGACAGCAGTCTCCCATGAGCCCCTCCTTGACCCCAGTGGGGTACTTACTACAGCGGTGTGGCTGCCATCTCTTCGCTATCTGTCTTTATATATCCACTTTTCTCGTGTTGCTGCCCCACGAGGGGTAACAGGGTCTCCTTGTGCAGAAAGAGAACATTTCCTGTCTCTTCCTGTTACTCTAAACTTCAGAGCTTTTTTCCATGGACTCCAACTATCACTAAAAGTAGCCCCCTCCTCGAGACTTCATTCTCCCCCTCCTCCTCTATCCCCACACTCTTTTCTCCCTCCTCTCAACTCTCTTTGAATCAACACAGGAAACTTTCGGCGGCTTCAGCCAATCAGTGTCCGTGTCTGTGGCTGGGTGGGAGTAAGGAACCGCTAAGGCTCCGCCCACAGCATCAACAGATTTCCCAGGACAGAAGTGCTCTCTTCTTTCTTAAAGAGACAAGAGCCTCATTATATATGCCTGCTACTCGTTGCTGAGCATCATGGGTTAGTGATGATTAATTCCATAGAGAACCTAATCTCATTATACACCTTTGTTGTTAGGGAGGTTCCACAACATATCAGCTATTTTGCACTCATTTTGTCCTACACTGTTTATATGCCAAatacagaaaacagaaaaatactttttatataatctaaattaaataaagatctCTAATCTGAATAAAATATCTGAATATTTCAGAGGCTTATTGTACAACACAacacatacataaaaaatacTCTTTACACTCATGAAAACTATTTTGTGGCATTTGTTGAAGGCATAGCAAGAAGCTTTAAGAATGATCGCACATGGGTGTAAAGAGTAACACACTGCAGAAATCAGTTTTAGGAAGTGTTATTCTTGCAGGAAACAGGCTCTTGCCTTTAtctattaacattttaatttgtgtAAATACACATACAAATACTGCACAATGCACTTTTTGTTCTACTAaacagaaataaaatgaaaaaatgctacagtaaaacctgctaaatgttaaaggattagttcacttctagaataaacggttcctggtaatttactcatgcaagatgttcatgtttttctttcttcagtcgaaaaaaattaaggtttttgaggaaaaattccaggatttttctccatagagtggatttcaatggccACTGGGTTGAAGGTCCtaactgcagtttcaatgaagcttcaaagtgctctacacgatcccagccaaggagtaCGGATCTTATCTAACGAAAAgattggtcatttaaaaaaaataaaaaataaagatattctttttaaccacaaagCTCATCCTGTACTAGCTCAACCTCTCGCATgacataatcacgttggaaaggtcacacgtgttgtaggcagaagtaccgactcagtgtttacaaagtgaacgtccAAAGAAAGTTAAACACCCTTTACCCAAAAactgaaaaatcctggaatggaaCCCTAATTTCtattcgactgaagaaaaaaaaaatatgaacaacTTGCATGACATGGGGGTGATTTTGATGAGGTTGTTCAGGCATGAGTGTTACTAACATGTCTGGGGTCACTGGGATCCAGGCTGTGCAGTAGATCCTGCAGCTGGTCCATTTCCTCCTGAGCTTGGTTCCTGTCAGCATTCAGTCTGTCCAGTTGCCTCTCCATGGCCTCCATCTCTCCTCTCATCTCTCCCAGCTTATGTATCCTCCTCTGAAGCTCCTGCCTAAGCTGCTCCTTCTCAGCCTCACAgatctacagtcaaaccaaaatttattcagacacatttcttacattatcacagtttattcactatagtttagaaaatgataataaattatgacaagaactcaagagttaaactgtgtcagaacaaattcatcttgataatcacaaatgaattacagtaaaatataaatttaatcaGACATCTTCGAAATTTCTCAccttatcacagtttattcgctatagtttagaaaatgataataaattatgtcaagaactcaaaagttaaactgtgtcagaacaaattcatcttgataatgtcagataccATTTATataaaggtatgtaacaaaacaaggtcaggtcaaagtgtcaaatccaattttttactggtagtccactgtatgaataatttttgggtataatatgtcacagtttactttattttgctatcctcgcttatataaatgaactatagGGTTCACCATAGGCtataaaaaatgatcaaaaattatatctggtatccaaataatttttggtttgactgtatgtgcaAATCAACAtagataaattaaataattgacaaataaATCTGAATGGGGCTTCTGCCATCAAGTTTTACTTGAAACAAGGGAAATGGTACAGACTGTCAAGGAGAGCTACAAGTGG
Protein-coding regions in this window:
- the cntrl gene encoding centriolin, yielding MKKGDQMRKRSPTAGSKSSKTPQSKAVSPNVISWSETEDGGRDDPSEDDKRQHKGTRYITEDLIRRLTKCENLVLVRTLDLSMSAGSDKQFRYIEHLDKCERLQVLNLSNNRIERIEKLEKLCQLRELHLSTNRIQKIEGLEHMTNLQVLNLAFNNIEHLPVWMAKKLRSLHTINLQSNKIFSLHEVTKLKPLKNLTSLTLAENPISSLPHYHLVLIFHLRSLEILDGQPVSPQEREQAHQRFHIEEVERLEQELELRAEETAQLQRERTTALEELKQQEAVNQNLRQQHQEQQRSHEELHRELDSKSELLKQKTVELTRACQKHYELEQELAFHKIDAKFEPLPFYPDPEVEVENLSSESPYIGKSRQKRNITFPLETDSMGAQGQQKPSSADLTETDGPGEHDMSRHAQLRAEERLQQLHKEIEAREQQILKASEELRQLEDTVSQRRICEAEKEQLRQELQRRIHKLGEMRGEMEAMERQLDRLNADRNQAQEEMDQLQDLLHSLDPSDPRHAHVKAQLSKKSQLLAIMSRRHQELEGRLDDMITRIHKETQEIKELEQQLTDGQIAANEALKRDLEGIISGLQEYLQGVKDQARRAQLDCRRLQREKDALQHLLCEKELQCTQLEKESLSAESAQEELQHQQQELEDLRKENEELKQAQGQVSEYEAELENQLKDRDTEATQLKEELGRLRRLSQMEHSALQAELQKERQAKENALAQMQMAADRELENTELLQQVNTLQEERDCLKEKVDALQSDLEQVREELLCPESVAKHLGELRRGIATGQEILSFEDLGEPVNKKFIELQEEVHRVVSAAQRDKDEAQRYQDRFAGEMSSIRERLRKYQERYQTQAAERRGEEAELHRLRKDLEDAHEQQYLMLQRLEETEMDRDRLLAELEEQDKQAKADESQTQEQIESLSLELQALKRSFSSADRIAAQQLTAAKDKLHSLHSTIEKIHQERTANAEELQSTKIQAAQAIQDLANAEAEIEILQKLLRDRVHEMDGKLHSVPNSSIQQQELDRLNQTLKKQQAQTKRLRDQLAQAKEANNGNLEELLEEIGALRETLVQQNNFLSSLADPLPNTGCWYYVPSNQNAPSFGSQGTQDSGLGSVHPQSPEKGRRSGHRAHRERRPPVNGGYWVYSPQPHAHGKRDAQMFRDSGRESDIEGVSGTRFTPPSGSVGITLPDGTAFPPGSFIYNHSVPGLPIGSSTVLFGPPPDGPRVVYGPPPSNITIPLVPNGTLHCNVPGHQDLERDLKKAERRLKEECADRSHSEKEQQALQDKTAELEQEIKRLHRTVHKLQRHTSGLETSLSHAKEEQCVLGEVECVEKTLLKRRAELREADRLLLEAETELKDTRAKTKESMQRYSEARRRVEETERELVEMEQRAQDSATQLVQTKQQLRNLHEEVMELQKKKQDQEHTLQEVLACQEAKFQEVNRKLERATDRLKTAEKELRETQSMEVKLLQSCRETEDCLTQRRTELDKVNTQVVLQQEKLSLLDRKLEQWKKEEDVLRITVEKHRQGLLDVLKQGEEDAQLLHQRIQELRVDVQSLAVQKGELDSQLSERKTRLAQYKKEQQKVEDTLQNLNSAIKKHKAELNHVLEMIQLETGELEGVKLQHNQKLDQLEESQETLLQVRVELQHVQQELQEQREEAERQMNLLEKERAELHSLQQKSLELQQQTDTGVQERSSLQEQCKNLEARRTHAQRCLEATEKRARAAETELLRLQTELEKLQQEQKHAHDKHQEISRDTAALQQQREEELSRLKKLLVDSQTQLDEIREEVKAARRQQDELVKQQKEQKAELQEKEEKIRRRQQRLDRLDQQLQELKAEVVMKQTQLEEHEKLMRVQQQQYTDLEQQHRLKQQKLQSQLQAIESALALRVDQMEQVAATKINLQREHKQCTALQDQVDKLEQEVCERDSRLQHAVEETHRLQEALLSDRTSAEGRQEAQRNHSHTNRQKLQGMEKERVRLQRDLLTVEKAAQESHKQARILQEQLRTISQELLCLKDKLQSQEEGNTRLHEIKDSVRSVRSQVKAELDSGVRDLESPSSVSDTDSLKENHPGVTLSVGNPAYNTTDEQWRGEALRERLRQQEDHLKVQLRRRMFSQQEALSQRRLQTEGSIQGLRRHVDKLDQLLGNSSKDSYYLSDQEALPKHANVIDQKQRSTDPFVLT